DNA sequence from the Corvus hawaiiensis isolate bCorHaw1 chromosome 6, bCorHaw1.pri.cur, whole genome shotgun sequence genome:
CCTTTGTTTGCTTCCTGTAGCAaacagtatatatatatataatggtTACTATAAAAGTTGTGCTGTACATTAGCTGTAGTGCAGGTCACTTTCATATTAAGTGCCAATAAAGGCTTAACAAAATATACAAAGTCTTAAAAGGTGAGGCTGTTTAAAGCATTAACTGTATACATATTGCACACTACTGTGAATACTCATGGTTCAAAGAAATACTCACATTGCATTTGCCAGTTCTTACATAATGAACCACACTGGAATGGGAGAGTCAAGAACAGCAAATATTTCCAGGTGTCAAATCAGCACAAAGTGAGAGGCAGGTCTGTGGAGGCTGGTGTCCTGTGTGTGCCCTCAGGAGGCCACATCTGCAGTTCTCACTGGTCCCGAGACTCATAGAGAAGTTTTGTTGCCTAACAGAAAGGCAAAAGGGCAGCATTAACTGAATTTTCACTTGCAGCCACCTTATCTGCTTCCTACCCCTCCAAAAACCTCCTTTAAAGCCAGGGCTTTAAATTCTTCCTCTATTTTCCTCCATCTGAGGCAGGTACTAGCATTCAGGAAGTGCTGAATGCACTTGCATGGTGATAGAAACTTTGAGCACACTGTGCTGAACAGAGTTAAAAGCTGGGGTAGGGGCCCCTGGGGAGCTCCAGAATGACAATAAAACAGCAAAGAGCCACAAACCTGCCCATGCAGGCACATTATAAATTACAGTTCTGATCAGCAGTTGATCAGGTGAATGATTTGAGTGTGGCTTTTGGCTTTTTCCACCTTAACTTTGACTTGGGAAATACGAACCTTCAGTTTCATTACCCATACAGGGCCTAGCACCAAAAGATTAAAGTCTTTCTGTTCCCAAAACTCAACAACTTTGAACCTTTGTGAAGTAGTAAAAGCAACTAGCTGAATTTAGGTTCAAAAGCATATTTCATAATGCACATTTTTTCAGTCAGTAACAAAAACCCAAGGAACGTTAAAGTCATCTACTACCATAGATAAGATCTTGGGACACCCTTCAGAGTGCATAAATTCTTCAGCTCTCTGAGCATAAAGCTAAAGTCATGTTCACTACAGCCAGGCACAGCTTCTGTTTCCTAAGCAACAAGGCCCTAAAGaccttaataaaaaaataatataaatactaAGGCTGAATGCTCTCTTTGGTGCTACTAAACACGCCATGTAAAGATTTTCTTCAGCCTTGTCTAAGTTTTGGCTGCTTTGCTTACCTTATGCATAGCTGCCAGCCAGCTTGCTGACAGCTTCTTGTTACAACTGAAGTCTTCACCAGCAGTAAACTTCATCTGCATCACCTCCTCCGACCCTGGTACCTTGTACTGCAGGATCATACCTATGGCACGAGTGTTGCCtcctgaaaagagaaataacatgTGGACCAGCAGCAGGTTTTACCAACCTTTTCCAGCTCATGAGCATGTTTGAAGAAGTGTGCTCATTGCCCAGTGCAGAGCACGAGCAGCTGCTGGATCCAATGAGCTCATGACCATGGCTCATAGTGCCAGGGCAGTGGAACCTGCAGCCTCAGTATTGTTTCATCCTCTCTGCCAAGCACCAAGGCAGAACCTGCATCAGCCCTCAGGTAAAGCCACACACATCTAGAACACCCTCGTTATTTACTATCACCATGTTAAGACATTGATACCACACTTTCATACTGTAGCCTCGGTCTGTAGGCTTAGTGTCCAATTAGACTGATGGCAAAGCAAGATCCTGCTGGATACGGAGTCTGGCACAGCAGGCAGCAGTCCCTCCAAACCTGGCAAAGGTTGGGAATGATGCTTAAATAAGACTAGAGAACAGCTGACAACATCATTTACTTACTGAAGGAAATTGCTACAAAAGATGCTGCTCTGACAGTGCAATAGCAAGGTGTTTGTATCTCTCTTACTGAGGCTGCAGACAAAgataaaccaaagcaaaaatacaGACCTTAAACAAGAACTTGTAGAATGACACGTTATTGTCATTACTTCCTGCAGCAGTGGAGCATGAACTAAGGAACAGCACTAGCCCTAGGAACAGCACCAGCATACACAGGACACTTTTTGCaaagctctttttaaaaagtgtctgCATGAGAGGGCTCCTGGAGGCTGTTACTGCAATATCTGAGGagccaaaacaaaccacaatcTAAGCCAAACTCAATCTAGTTAGTGCTGGTAGTGCACCTAACCCGGTCAGAAGCCCACAGTAGGGTTTATAAAAGAGCTATTTTCTACTCTCCTAGGATAAATGGAAATTCATCAATTGCTTCCCTGCACCTACTGGTCAGAGTAATGGATTAAGAGTCTACTGAAAGATAAACCAGTGGAAATCAAACACCTACAGCCTTGACCAAACGTTGCCCATGTCTGGCATTACTAAGGCAGAACACACCTTGCATAACAAAGAGGCCTTTCATTTAAAGTTGTGTAAAAGCAAGCCATTAATTAACAGTTTCAGTGCAAAGCCTTTCCACACAGCACACAGGGAGTATATTCATTTCTAGTATGCCCAATTCAGCAACCTGCTGAAGCAGGTGATCTGTAACCCTGTGTAGCACTGCAGATACCATTTCTCATCTCCCCTTCTCCCAGCATGGACAACAGCACATTGGTCTAAAAAAGGCCTTGAGTGTCTCAGTTCTCCTCCAGAGTGTTACAAAACATTCACTCTTGGTTTATTAAACAGACATATGGGAAGGAACAGATACATGTCAGACTTGAACATAACTCAAGTTGAGCAGCAATTATGGATCAAGCAAATAATCAacactgcagagaagaaagatgTGAGGGGGTCATGACATGCTTGGGTGAGTCATGCTGAAAGGCATTGGTGATACCTTCAGTAACAGGCTGGCTCTCCAGAAGGCTGGTGTAAGTGTGAATATCTTTTCCTACCATCAAGAAGGAACGCAGGCAGAAAAGAGATAAAGCAGTCAGAAGAGTGGTGAACAAGAAATTACAGGAGCATTAAGTGACCCAGCAATACACCTGGTTGATTTGAATACCAAGGTAAGTTTATTCAAGTTAACATGCTATACTGACTGAATATTGCACAGATAGGCTGTGCAATTAGAAAAACCCAGCAGTGACAGAAGTGTTGATAAAGAACAATTATTGAAATTCCTGACCTTGTTTGTTCTCATTTCAGTCAAATCATATTCAGGTTCATCCTGAAATACTCTAAAATCTGGTAAGAGATGGGGCAGTAAGTAGCTGCACGCCAGTTTAGGTGTTACCAGTTTCATTTGGCCACCCCTTAAATCTTGAATGAAATTAAGAAAGCAcagtttaattatttatttccccctcccccattTCATTCTGTTAATGTTTGCACCACTGATGGCAAAATCCCAGCTGGATTCTGAAATGGAAGCTACCAAAGACTAACAGTTCCCTCCTATAAGCTCTTAAATCAGTAAACATCTGTGTTTACCCAAGAGAACAGATGACAACCACCCATACTCAGGTTTATCTAGAGGCTCTCCAACATTAAGGCTGTAGGGGAACTTCTCAATCTTCAGGtgtttccccaaatcccagtaGCCACATGGACAGGGTCTCACAGACTGCTCTATTCTGAGAGCAGTTGTAACTAGCACAGTTACACTGAATGCACTGTCTACCTCAATAACTGCagcttcacattttttttcttaatacttCATTtatagtaaaagaaaaatttaccTCCAGGAGTAAATCCCTCTGTAAGTATCTGAACAGTTGAAATCTGTGTAATTTCAATTTCATAATGGCTGTCTCCATCCAAAACCAGGTATCTACATAATagaaggaaaactttttttatcTAAATATCAAGTccaaatcaaaggaaaaaaaataaaacaatctcTCAGTGACACTGTTTATGTGTTCTTTGGGGTGAGGAGGGATAGAAATCAATCAGAAAATACTACTTTTCATTGAAATTTCACCCTTCCAAGACATTCTGATCCACATTGCTAGTAAATTCAAACAAACATTCCAGTATTGTTGGATCTATCAGTCTGATTACTCTCTCCAGTATCCTTAGGGCATGTTCGTCACATTTTTTTAGGTTATTATGTAATAATAGAGCTGTAAGGGCAACAATTCTATAGTTTACAAGTGCAATTTCTATCAATCAATCTTTCTCACCTCTGGTTGGTGGAAAGTCGACAGACCATGAGCTCAGATTTATCAGATGTTCCCAGAGTTACAAAGAATGCAGCAcctggaaagaaatgttttagcATACTAATACAGAATTCAGTAAGCAATTTTCAAGTATCAGGAAGCATAACTAACCTTTACTTACTAATACTATTACTGAATTGAGTGCAGTAAGAGAATAACTGAAATGCTAAACTGATTAACATCAGCAAAACACTCAAGTATAAAATGCTGATCTTTAACTATCATGTTCTGAATCACAGGACCTTATCACATGTGCTATGTGATTTCTCCCACATGTAAAAATGCAGATGATATCCAAGAGGAATCTTATAAAAATGAGAAGAGATTTGGAGGTGGCAAAGACAGGCAATTAAAGACCTCTGTGGTCACTGTAACACAAACAACTgtttcagcattaaaaaaagagaacaatttTAATAGCAGGACGTGACCTTCAGTTCTATGCTTAATAAACAGTAAAGACATCTCTTTTTCATTACTGAAGACTGGCTCAGTCTTATTGTGAGGCCAATGAACTTCAGCCTTCATGTTGTATTTCTTCCTCCTCAAAACTGCTTTGGCATGGGGAAAGTCACTGTTGCTACATTAGACAAGTGACTCAGAACTCCAAGCAGCCCTACACACCCTACCCCTTTACTTCCTCCATGCCTCATGCTCCCTGTATTACCTAATCCCAATACTGCTGGcctgggaaaggaagaaagtaaCAT
Encoded proteins:
- the ZFYVE21 gene encoding zinc finger FYVE domain-containing protein 21 isoform X1; the encoded protein is MSGGDAKKLVRSPSGLRMVPEHRGARSPFGLDEPPWVPDKECPRCMQCDTKFDFITRKHHCRRCGKCFCDKCCSKKVPLPRMCFVDPVRQCAECALVSQKETEFYDKQLKVLMNGAAFFVTLGTSDKSELMVCRLSTNQRYLVLDGDSHYEIEITQISTVQILTEGFTPGGKDIHTYTSLLESQPVTEGGNTRAIGMILQYKVPGSEEVMQMKFTAGEDFSCNKKLSASWLAAMHKATKLLYESRDQ
- the ZFYVE21 gene encoding zinc finger FYVE domain-containing protein 21 isoform X2: MSGGDAKKLVRSPSGLRMVPEHRGARSPFGLDEPPWVPDKECPRCMQCDTKFDFITRKHHCRRCGKCFCDKCCSKKVPLPRMCFVDPVRQCAECALVSQKETEFYDKQLKVLMNGAAFFVTLGTSDKSELMVCRLSTNQRYLVLDGDSHYEIEITQISTVQILTEGFTPGGGNTRAIGMILQYKVPGSEEVMQMKFTAGEDFSCNKKLSASWLAAMHKATKLLYESRDQ